DNA sequence from the Oncorhynchus clarkii lewisi isolate Uvic-CL-2024 chromosome 24, UVic_Ocla_1.0, whole genome shotgun sequence genome:
agggccgccagtcagcatggagcagccagggccgccagtcagcatggagcagccagggccgccagtcagcatggagcagccagagcagccagtcagcatggagcagccagtcagcatggagcagccagagcagccagtcagcatggagcagccagagctgccagtcagcatggagcagccagtcagcatggagcagccagagctgccagtcagcatggagcagccagtcagcatggagcagccagagctgccagtcatcatggagcagccagtcagcatggagcagccagtcagcatggagcagccagagctgccagtcgaccggactcttccagagctgccagtcgaccggactcttccagatctgccagtcgaccagactcttccagatctgccagtcgaccagactcttccagatctgccagtcgaccagaatcttccagatctgccagtcgaccagactcttccagatctgccagtcgaccagactcttccagatctgccagtcgaccagactcttccagatctgccagtcgaccagactcttccagatctgccagtcgaccagactcttccagatctgccagtcgaccagactcttccagatctgccagtcgaccagactcttccggatccgccagtcgaccagactcttccggatccgccagtcagccaggagcttccggatccgccagtcagccaggatcttccagaaccgccagccagccaggatctgccggatccaaccacctgcctgagcttcctctcagtgctgagcttcctctcagtgctgagctacccatcagtcccgagctacctatgtcccgagctgtccttctgttccgagcttcccctctgtcccgagctgtctcttaggagggtcacctatctagggacgctaaggaggtggacaaagactattatggagtggggtccacgtccagcgccagagccgccaccgcggacagatgcccacccacaccctcccctataggtttaagttgtgcgtccggagtccgcaccttggagggggggtactgtcacgttctgaccatcgttcgtgtgtgttttccttgttttagtgttggtcaggacgtgaactgggtgggcattctatgttggatgtcttgtttgtctatttctatgtctggcctgatatggttctcaatcagaggcaggtgttagtctttgtctctgattgggaaccatatttaggtagcctgggtttcactgtgtgtttgtgggtgattgtccttagtgtcctgatgtcattgttctgtgttaggtttcacaagtataggctgtttcggttttcgttaagtttattgttttggtagtgtttgtgtttagtttatttcttcattaaacatggattgcaatagacacactgcattttggtccgactctccttctcatcaagaaaaccgttacactctgCGTATACACgtttacacatacagtttatGTACAATgattaaaacactaaacaagacaaacaaaacgATCACAGATAACACAATAAAAATACAGCAAGAGATTTAATTAACACGTAGGTTATTCTACTAACAGCACAATAACTTGCATTTCCCGAAACAGTTACAAGcaattaaaaaatacaaatgctccaataaatatttaaaatgatCAAGGAGGACAAGAGTCTCAAGTTTAAGTTTAGTCTGCAGGCTATTCCATAGGCAAGGAGAGTATTAGGAAAAGgcagccatacccaactctgtggaaatcacatgggcctcaagtgtaatccatGCTTGAGACCTGGTTTTAGGATATACAATTATAATATTGATGAGTGATGATACATTAGAAGGTAGCTTTCAGTGTTGATGCAGTTGCATGCAGGTAAATAATATCCCAATATTCAAGAACAGACATAAAAGTAGCTTGCATCATTTGTCTTCTATTTGTAGAGAGCAAGCATGTCCTGTTTCTATAGAGGAAGCCTAGCTTGATTTTTAGCCATCTACAAAGTTTGTCAATATGCATTTTAAAAGAGTTCGTCATCCAAGCATGTCCATACGTATTTATATGCCAGAGACCTGATTAATTCGAGAACCATCTAAGCTCGTAAGTGCAAGTGTATTTTCAACCAACTTTTTGAACCTATTGAAAtcataaaatgtgttttctttgcATCAAGTTTCAGCTGTATGAAATACACTTGTAATGTCTTAAAATCTGCCTCCAATAGTGATAATGCTTGGTTAGCCGTTGAAGCGATAGAGTACATGACAGTGTCATCAGTATATAAATGAATTTGACACTTTCTTATCTCATCACCGATATTGATGATGTAGATAGTGAACAGTAATGGACCAAGTATAGAACCTTGTGGGACCCCTTTAACCAACTCCAATGGCTTTGACTGGATGCCGTCGACACTAACAGCCTGACTTCTATCCTTTAGATAGTCATGAAACCAACGACAGGCATCCAATCCCAGTGTTAATGACGACAGCTTACACAAAAGCATCGCATGGTCGACAGTGTCAAAATCTTTAGATAAATCAATGATCAAGGCGGCACAGCACTTTCTATAATCTAGGGCATTAGTAATATCATTATAACACTCTAGATTTCACCAATCTCTCATAACATTGGAATATCTAAAGTGAACCTGTGTCATGTTACTAGTTACAATGTTAACATTGATCACCTGCTAAAACGTTGGTCATCTCTGTCAGAGTAGTCCTACCTAACTGTATGATAAACCATATAACTGAACGTTACAATGTTTTTTCCACTCAATCATTTCTTAATAACGTATATCATTGGATGTCTTCTCCATGAGGTGTTTCTTGGTGTTCTTCTCCGGCCGGAACAGAATAATAAAGCATTTAGGAACAAATAATAGAAAGAACAACCCAAAGCTAGAGGTGATGATGGCAAAGATCTCCACAGCTACAGTCAACTTCCCAGGAGAGCTGAAATAAGCTGGTATAAAGGTGATCCAGACTGCACAGAATATGAGCATGCTGAAGGTGATGAATTTGGCCTCATTGAAGTTATCAGGCAGCTTCCGAGCCAGAAAAGCTAGCACAAagcacaagagagagaggagtcctATATATCCCAACACAGCCCAGAAACCAATAGCTGAACCCACATCACACTCTAGAATGATCTTTTCCTTGTAGGTAGTGAGGTTTTTAATGGGGAAGGGAGGGGACAGGACCAACCACAGAGTGCATATCATAGCCTGGACAAACGTGAAGGACACTACtgtcaatctctgctgtggaggacCAAACCATTTCATGACATTGCTGGCTGGAAGCGTAGCCCTGAAGGCCATCAACACCACTATTGTTTTCCCCAGAACACAAGAGATGCAGAGGACGAAGGTTATCCCAAACGCTGTGTGACGCAGCATACAGGACCACGCAGAGGGCCGGCCAATGAAAGTAAGagaacacagaaaacacagaGCCAAGGAGAAGAGCAGCAGGAAGCTCAGCTCAGAGTTGTTGGCCCTGACGATGGCCGAAGTTTGATGGCGGTAGAAGACAGTTGCCGTGGCGATGGCCAGACAAGCCCCGCCCACAGAGAAGGCGGTCAGGAAGATTCCGAGGACCTCGTGGAAGGACAGGAACTCCACAGGCTTAAGGACACAGCGGTCTCTCTCAGCGTTGGGCCAGTACTCCTCGGGACAGATCAGACAGTCTGAAGAATCTGACCAAGACAATGTAACAGACATCAAATATCAGTAATAATAGATTCACTACTATGCCTTTGTTGTGCTGTTAATATGAATAAACCACAACTTAGTAAACCGTGATAGAATTTACTACACATTCTATGCCAACTTTTCCTATAGTCCTACCTGTGTTATTACTGATCTCTCCCTCTGCACATTGGATACAGTCATAACAGCATACAGGCTTCCCTTTCTGTACAGCCTTACGAGTGCCTGGGGGACAGCTCTCACTGCACACTGACACAGGTACTTGTGTACTGTTCTTTACCCAGGTGATTTCCCTCTCAATGTCAAGCCTCTGGTCAGGAGGCAGGGACCCATCATAGAGCCCCACTGTCACAAACTCCATCTTCCCACTCTCCCGTCTCTGCCAGTTGACCAGCTCATAGGTGGCCACTGGGTCCCCGTTGGCATCGAAAGACACCTGGTACCCGTTACGAGAGAAGTTCACCCTCCTCAACCTCTCCAGGACCTGGGGTTGGAAGgtcaagtgagagagagagaagggacgtgagagaaggagagaggtgcagagagatgaagataagggaagagagagatgagtgaggggaagagagatggagcgatagatggagagagggaaagagagagatgagagatgtagaAAGGGGaagaaagatggaaagagagaaattgagaaaatggaagatagatggagagagaaacagaacataAATTCAACTCAAATTTATCAGATGTGTTACTTCAGAAGAAGTTGTATAATGAGAACTCCTAGACCTTCATACATGTAGTCTATATAAACATATTTATCAGGAAATTAGACTACAGACTTGTCATTCACCTGTGTTGGCTTCACATTAAGGTTTTTGTCACAGTTCATAGTGGAGTTTTCTCGCTCTTCACAAACGATGCTGTGGATGGCGTGTGCTATGGCATAAACAGCTTTATACACCATGTTAGTGACACGCAGCTGGGATGTATCTGTGTAGGGGGCCTGTAGCTGCTGTATATCCTCACTGCCATCACACACCTTCTCCTCAACCCCAACACCTGTAGAGGTCcctacagacagaaagacagacagacagacagacagatagacagacagaccgatAGATAGaccgatagatagatagatagatagataggtagatagatagatagacagatagacagatagacagatagatagatacctGTCCCCAGCCGACAGCCAAAGGCTCCCTCCCAGAACTCAGTGAGCAGGGGAGAGTTGGACACCTTCTGTGGGGAGAGGTCCAGGAGGAAGTCCCTGAGGCCAGGGATGACAGAGCGTTGGATGCCATATCCGATGGCCCCTTCACCTAGGCTGAAACGCAGCATATCTGGGTCAGTGACCCAGGACTCGCTCCCAATCCACTGGCGGGGCGGAGAGGGCATTCGTTCCATTTCCCTCAGCAGGATTTTCATGTCCCAAGAGGATACGAATGCAACCACCACCGGGGCTGTGGAGCTGGGGAACATGATTATATCATATGCTTAATATGCTGGTCATGTTTGTCATTCATTGGAATGTTTCAGTGAAGTGAACATGAACATTTGTATTAATCAACACTTTTGACATGCTTAAGATATGCAAATCATGTTGGTCACacagggtggcagggtagcctagttgttagagcgttggactagtaaccggaaggttgcaagttcaaacacccgagctgacaaggtacaattctgtgcttctccacctgaacaggcagttaacccactgttcttaggctctcattgaaaataagaatttgttcttaactgatttgcctagttaaaataaaatcAGCTTTTGGAAAAGAGAGAAATTAAGAACAATagtattttttataaatatggTCTTGCATTTGTATGAATGAAAAGTTCACAAGTAATCATGGATCACCTGCGGATCACGTCAGCCACCCGTTGCACTCTACTGAGTGGGTTGGTAAGGGAGAAGGCTTCAGAATACTCCACACAGATACCCTCCTCTTGTGCTGCCTGTAGGAAAGCAGCCATCCCGTAATTACCGTAGTCAGAGTCGGAACGGACCGCCCCAATCCAGGTCCAGCCGAAGTGCCTGATGAGGTGGGCCAGAGCGGCAGCCTGGAACTGATCACTGGGGATGGTTCTGAAGAAGGTTGGATACTGTTTCTTATCACTCAGACACGCACAGGTGGAAAAGTGGCTCACCTAGGAAAAAACAGACAGTCGAAAACATGAGAAAGAACATCATGTCGGCCAAACGAGTCTCAGGTATTGGTTACTTCCTACTTTTTTTGTTTAGCTGTGTGGTATGAGGTTAGGGAGACattaattataataatttattgTTTTTCATTGGGCCAGATTGAAAAGGATACATATTTCTACCCGTTTCTATCTTGGTCGTTCTATTCATATTGACAATAGTAAAATGAGACATACTGGTGCTGTGAAAAACATGAGTAAAAGGTGTGAAACTAATCCCTGGTCTCCCAtaacaacctagcctatgaaagaTTGTCCTCAGACCATGTTTTAATGCCTCTAGATGTTCTCCAGACTCATAGTTCTCAGTCTATGTTCAAATGCCTTTCTCCACATAATTTCACACATAAAAGTATATTCCTGAAAGCGAGGCGAATATACAGTTGGAATACAGTAAGTTAAAAGTTTAACTCCTTcctgaaggagaggagaatatAAAGTAGGAATACAGTAAGTTTAAAATATGCTGAATGATTTTTTTCCACAGGAGTTACCTGAGGAATGCCGAAAGGGCCGATGATGCGCAACATGCTGATGGTTGGCGTGGAGCCAGACTCGCCCACGATAGCTGTCACTGTAGGCGACCCCGAGCACTGTTCTCCGGTATCAAACATGGGATCCAGGCCGTTAGCCAGCTGGAAGGCCACATTCATGGCCATGGGGACCGTGGTGCACGAGTCGTGCACTTGATAACCGAGTGTGACACCTGGTAGAAGGTCTGAACTGTTGTTTATCTCCTCAACTGCGAAGACCATGGCGCGCGAGAAGCGCAACTCACGGGAATCCATTCTGTAAATAGAAGATAGGTGAGTGAGCACCACTTGATTAAAAGGTAAACTAGCCTATGGATTATATGGTTAAATGAGGGCAAACATCTTAAAATCTAGCCTTATTTTCCACACTGTCTACTTGCCTTCACATTTGATAACTGTAATTGGGGACTTGATAACTGTAATTGAGGACATTGTTGTATTGCCTGCATTTGAAAATGTGACACTTTGTTACAGTAGGCTTGATCTACTctctcagacacaaacacactgtttaTCTGTCTTAAAGACACGGTTTATCTGGCTTTAAAACACTGTTTACCTGTCATTAAACACACTGTTTATCTGTCTTTAAACACTGTCTCCGTGTCTTTAAAACACAAtgtatctctctccccacacagccacagtCCTGTCCCCTGTTCCTTCTTGCGCTCACTTACCTCCCTGTGCACTGCAGGGGCTCAGGCAGGCTGGTGTAGCTGTGATCCACAGTGTGCATGTAGTTGTGGATGGAGAAAACACCCCCGATGACAAAGTTCCCATCCTGGGAGAACGCCGGAGGAGGAGGGGTGCCTTGGAGTCTGCATCTGACAGACTCCAGCCCAGAGGCAGAGGCAGATGAGAGCAAGGCAAGCCCAGCAGCAAAAACAGCTATATGTAGCAGAACCAGACTACCAACCAGACTTGGATCCAGAGCAGGAGCCGGAGAGAGTCTCATTCCCCTGATGTGTAGAAGGTATGGAGAAATACAGCGCCACACAGACCCATATATGTCAGGATACCTCTCTTCTCTGGGTTAAATACCTACTGTACCTCTGTGGGTATTCCTCTGGGGGCCACACTGTGGGTAATGACATGCCATGGAGGGAGGGGCTAGAGGCTGCTCTGCTCACCCAGTCAGGTCCTGCTTCTTTCAGCTATAGAGAGAATAAGCACCAGCATCAGAACTATGTTGACTGTAATGGTTTAGATAGACATAAACATACAGTAGACACACAATAACCATGAGCCTCTCTTATATTTCCCTTACTGTCTAGTCCTCTTGTCACGCTGACTCTACACAGAATGTCACAATTGTAATCCTAATGGCAGTCTGGCTCTACAGAGTATTTCCCCTTAAGTCTAGTCCTCTTGGCACGTTGcctcacagttgaagtcagaagtctacattcaccttagccaaatccatttaaactctgtttttcaaaattcctgacttttaatccaagttaaaattccctgttttaggtcagttaggatcaccactttattttaagaatgtgaaaagcttttatttctttcatcacaatcccagtgggtcagaagtttacatacactcaattaatatttggtatcattgcctttaaattgtttatcttgggtcgaacgctttgggtagccttccacaagcttcccacaataagttgggtgaattttggcccattcctcctggcagagctggtgaaactgagtcaggttagtcggcctcctggctcgcacacgcttttccagttctgcccacaaatgttctattgcaTTGAAGTCTGGgctatgtgatggccactccaataccttgactttgttgtccttaggccatttttgccacatctttggaattatgcttggggtcactgttcatttggaagatccatattcgaccaagctttaacttccttactgatgttttgagatgttgcttcaatatatccacataattttttctcctcatgatgccatctattttgtgaagttcactagtccctcctgcagcaaagcaacctaacaacatgatgctgccaccccgtgcatTACGGATGGGATGGTgacttcagcttgcaagcctcccactttttcctccaaacataacgatagtcacgatctttgtccccatatgcagttgcaaaccgtagtctggcattgttaaggcgattttggagcagtggcttcttccttgctgagtggcctttcaggttatgtcgatataggactctttttactgtggacacagatactttcgtacctgtttcctccagcatcttcacaaggtcctttgctgttgttctgtgattgatttgcacttttcgcaccaaagtacgctagtctctaggagacagaatgcgtcttcttcctgagtggtatgatgcctgcgtggtcccatggtgtttatacttgcaacctattgtttgtacagatgaacgtggtaccttcaggcatttggaaattgctcccaaggatgaaccagacttgtggaggtctacaagtttacttctgaggtcttggccgatttcatttgattttcccatcatgtaaagcaaggaggcactgagtttgaaggtaggcctttaaatacatccacaggtacacctccaattgacttaaataatgtcaattagcctatcagaagcttctaaagccatgacatatttatctagaattttccaaactgtttaaaggcacagtcaacttagtatatgtaaacgtcTCACCCACTGGAAGTaagaaacagtgaattataagtgaaataaacaatctgtaaacaattgttggaaatattacttgtgtcatgcacaaagcagatgtcctaatagacttgccaaaactatcatttgttaacaagaaatgtgtggagttgttgaaaaatgagttgtaatgactccaacctaattgtatgaAAAActgcgacttcaactgtgtatgaaaatgtttattatattattataatacataATATGATGCATTACAATATCAATTGAACACATGCACTTCAATGTTATATCAATTCAATAAGGAATAAAGCTTTTCTCCAACAACATGGAAGTGGTTCCACTCTGTAGGCTACTGCTAATCACATCATTTAGCAGGTCAAATTagatttttaaatatatatatatatat
Encoded proteins:
- the LOC139382489 gene encoding extracellular calcium-sensing receptor-like, which translates into the protein MHTVDHSYTSLPEPLQCTGRMDSRELRFSRAMVFAVEEINNSSDLLPGVTLGYQVHDSCTTVPMAMNVAFQLANGLDPMFDTGEQCSGSPTVTAIVGESGSTPTISMLRIIGPFGIPQVSHFSTCACLSDKKQYPTFFRTIPSDQFQAAALAHLIRHFGWTWIGAVRSDSDYGNYGMAAFLQAAQEEGICVEYSEAFSLTNPLSRVQRVADVIRSSTAPVVVAFVSSWDMKILLREMERMPSPPRQWIGSESWVTDPDMLRFSLGEGAIGYGIQRSVIPGLRDFLLDLSPQKVSNSPLLTEFWEGAFGCRLGTGTSTGVGVEEKVCDGSEDIQQLQAPYTDTSQLRVTNMVYKAVYAIAHAIHSIVCEERENSTMNCDKNLNVKPTQVLERLRRVNFSRNGYQVSFDANGDPVATYELVNWQRRESGKMEFVTVGLYDGSLPPDQRLDIEREITWVKNSTQVPVSVCSESCPPGTRKAVQKGKPVCCYDCIQCAEGEISNNTDSSDCLICPEEYWPNAERDRCVLKPVEFLSFHEVLGIFLTAFSVGGACLAIATATVFYRHQTSAIVRANNSELSFLLLFSLALCFLCSLTFIGRPSAWSCMLRHTAFGITFVLCISCVLGKTIVVLMAFRATLPASNVMKWFGPPQQRLTVVSFTFVQAMICTLWLVLSPPFPIKNLTTYKEKIILECDVGSAIGFWAVLGYIGLLSLLCFVLAFLARKLPDNFNEAKFITFSMLIFCAVWITFIPAYFSSPGKLTVAVEIFAIITSSFGLFFLLFVPKCFIILFRPEKNTKKHLMEKTSNDIRY